One Thermococcus eurythermalis DNA segment encodes these proteins:
- a CDS encoding MBL fold metallo-hydrolase, translating into MKVVILGSGSYSGTPKPMCTCENCSRARVNPASRRTRFSVYFEGTLVDPSPDLHYHLERLNKKVERVLITHGHFDHVFGLPELQVFKRMEFYSRRETIEVAKSIARLAFGSENPEGYDWSYHELEPWEETGIGDMKVTHFPVVHTTTAGGFVIEVKGKRIAVTGDTGPEILKDERALKLMEGADLLIAEMTHREAIPGTHLGVKEAIELAKRVGAGYTVFAHISHSNYPHEVLEKRVRESGVAGEVSRDFTWIEV; encoded by the coding sequence ATGAAGGTCGTAATCCTGGGTTCCGGTTCCTACAGCGGGACTCCAAAGCCAATGTGCACCTGCGAGAACTGCTCGCGGGCGAGGGTCAATCCGGCATCGAGGAGGACAAGGTTCTCGGTGTACTTTGAGGGAACTCTGGTCGACCCGAGCCCAGACCTGCACTACCACCTTGAGAGGCTGAACAAGAAGGTGGAGCGAGTCTTAATCACGCACGGCCACTTCGACCACGTCTTCGGCCTGCCGGAACTTCAGGTCTTCAAGAGGATGGAGTTCTACTCCCGCAGGGAGACGATTGAGGTCGCGAAGAGCATCGCCAGGCTGGCCTTCGGCTCGGAGAACCCGGAGGGGTACGATTGGAGCTACCACGAGCTCGAACCGTGGGAAGAAACCGGAATAGGGGACATGAAGGTCACGCATTTCCCCGTCGTGCACACGACAACGGCGGGGGGCTTCGTCATAGAGGTGAAGGGCAAGAGGATAGCTGTAACCGGGGACACCGGGCCGGAGATTCTAAAGGACGAGAGGGCCCTAAAGCTGATGGAGGGGGCCGACCTTCTCATAGCCGAGATGACGCACAGGGAGGCAATCCCAGGCACACACCTTGGAGTCAAAGAGGCCATAGAGCTCGCAAAGAGGGTTGGCGCTGGTTACACGGTCTTCGCCCACATAAGCCACAGCAACTACCCCCACGAAGTCCTAGAGAAGAGGGTCAGGGAAAGCGGCGTCGCTGGGGAAGTCTCGAGGGACTTCACGTGGATTGAAGTTTAG
- a CDS encoding amidohydrolase family protein: MGILIKNGRVIYGEGFEVVEADVLIEENRIVKVAKNITEAADIVIDAKGKVVSPGFINLHTHSPMGLFRGLADDLPLMDWLQNHIWPREAKLTRDYTKVGAYLGALEMIKTGTTTFLDMYFFMDAVAEVVEESGLRGYLSYGMIDLGDPGKTEKEVKEALRTMEFIDKLGSERVHFVFGPHAPYTCSIALLKEVRKLANEHGKLITIHVSETMAEMGQISERYGKSPVVLLDEIGFFGSDVIIAHGVWLDSRDIQILARHGVTVAHNPGSNMKLASGVMPLQRLINAGINVGLGTDGAASNNNLDMVEEMKLAALLHKVHNLDPTVADAKTVFKMATLNGARALRLNAGVIKPDYLADVVIFDFNKPHLRPINDVVSHIVYSANGNDVETTIVDGKILMLDREVLTLDEEKILDEAEKTIEKLA, from the coding sequence ATGGGCATTCTCATCAAAAACGGCCGCGTTATCTACGGGGAGGGCTTTGAGGTCGTTGAGGCCGACGTTCTCATCGAAGAAAACCGCATCGTTAAGGTGGCCAAAAACATTACCGAGGCCGCGGATATCGTCATAGACGCAAAAGGAAAGGTCGTCTCTCCGGGCTTCATAAACCTCCACACCCACTCCCCGATGGGCCTCTTCCGCGGCCTTGCCGACGACCTTCCGCTGATGGACTGGCTCCAGAACCACATCTGGCCGAGGGAAGCGAAGCTGACAAGGGATTACACCAAGGTCGGTGCCTATCTCGGTGCCTTGGAGATGATAAAGACGGGCACGACTACGTTCCTCGACATGTACTTCTTCATGGACGCGGTTGCCGAGGTCGTCGAGGAGTCCGGGCTCAGGGGCTACCTCTCATACGGAATGATAGACCTCGGAGACCCTGGGAAGACTGAAAAGGAGGTAAAAGAGGCTCTCCGCACGATGGAGTTCATAGATAAGCTCGGCTCGGAGAGAGTTCACTTCGTCTTCGGGCCCCACGCGCCCTACACTTGCTCCATAGCCCTGCTCAAGGAAGTCAGGAAGCTGGCGAACGAGCATGGGAAGCTGATAACGATCCACGTCAGCGAGACGATGGCGGAGATGGGCCAGATAAGCGAGCGCTACGGCAAGAGCCCCGTTGTCCTGCTCGATGAAATCGGCTTCTTCGGGAGCGACGTCATAATAGCCCATGGGGTCTGGCTCGACAGCAGGGACATACAGATACTCGCGAGGCACGGCGTTACTGTTGCCCACAACCCCGGCAGCAACATGAAGCTCGCCAGCGGCGTGATGCCCCTCCAGAGGCTCATCAACGCCGGTATAAACGTCGGCCTCGGCACAGACGGCGCCGCCAGCAACAACAACCTCGACATGGTGGAGGAGATGAAGCTGGCCGCCCTGCTCCACAAAGTCCACAACCTCGACCCGACCGTCGCCGATGCAAAGACTGTCTTCAAGATGGCCACCCTCAACGGCGCGAGGGCGCTCCGCCTCAACGCCGGCGTGATAAAGCCGGACTACCTGGCGGACGTGGTCATCTTCGACTTCAACAAGCCCCACCTGAGGCCGATAAACGACGTCGTGAGCCACATTGTCTATTCGGCAAACGGCAACGACGTCGAGACGACGATAGTGGACGGAAAAATCCTCATGCTCGACCGCGAGGTTCTCACGCTGGACGAAGAGAAAATCCTCGATGAGGCCGAAAAAACTATAGAAAAGCTGGCTTAG
- a CDS encoding DUF835 domain-containing protein: MIEFVFGVALLVSYVLLFYNYHLTGRKALFYYALAWVSLSVPFFVPRESVYMTGLAVFAFLIWLGNIKASDELLCSIKYSRELRYFSVVPIAGLLFLFPKHLLASLAVLSISVMFAGTYLILTGNSDFKLMGSLEVLFGVVSFFRGYYFSNLPLSLVEAVLAFVLAYVSIKAFLDSSFIGEFGEMRDVKTKLKPGVVMLNPVPEDILEGALVFSRKKNEAPNWFWITTVSSEGIAPTNLPKMLDIAVKFMKMASEHGKHPVIVIDGLEYLTLQNGFPAVTKFLATLRDYALLHNATVIISGDDSFLDERERAILRKLLDWSAE; the protein is encoded by the coding sequence ATGATAGAGTTTGTTTTTGGCGTGGCGCTTCTCGTGTCGTACGTCCTGCTCTTCTACAACTATCACCTGACTGGGCGGAAGGCGCTTTTTTACTACGCCCTGGCCTGGGTCAGTCTCTCCGTGCCCTTCTTCGTCCCGCGGGAGTCAGTATATATGACTGGCCTCGCCGTTTTTGCGTTCCTTATCTGGCTGGGGAACATAAAGGCCTCGGATGAGCTTCTGTGCTCCATTAAATATTCCAGGGAGCTGAGGTACTTTTCCGTTGTTCCCATAGCCGGGTTGCTTTTCCTGTTTCCCAAGCATCTCTTAGCTTCGCTTGCGGTTCTCTCGATTAGTGTAATGTTTGCCGGAACGTACTTAATTCTAACCGGAAACAGCGATTTTAAGCTTATGGGCTCCCTTGAAGTTCTCTTTGGGGTCGTCTCGTTTTTTAGGGGCTACTACTTTTCTAACCTCCCCCTAAGTCTGGTTGAGGCTGTTTTGGCCTTTGTTCTCGCCTACGTTTCCATAAAGGCCTTCCTCGATAGTTCGTTCATCGGCGAGTTTGGGGAGATGAGGGATGTAAAGACCAAGCTGAAACCGGGCGTGGTCATGCTTAATCCGGTTCCAGAGGATATCCTCGAGGGTGCCTTGGTGTTTTCGCGGAAGAAGAATGAGGCTCCCAACTGGTTCTGGATAACCACGGTGTCCAGCGAGGGAATCGCCCCCACCAACCTTCCCAAAATGCTCGATATTGCCGTTAAATTCATGAAGATGGCCAGCGAGCACGGAAAACACCCCGTCATAGTTATCGACGGTCTTGAGTATTTGACCCTGCAGAACGGATTTCCTGCTGTTACCAAATTCCTGGCAACGCTGAGGGACTACGCCCTTCTCCATAACGCGACCGTCATTATCTCCGGAGACGATTCTTTCCTTGATGAAAGGGAGCGGGCAATACTCCGCAAGCTCCTTGACTGGTCGGCTGAATAG
- a CDS encoding [protein ADP-ribosylglutamate] hydrolase gives MVHFEIVRGDITRFPAEAIVNAANRYLEHGGGVAYAIAKAAVGDVREYIRISKEAMQEQVGKDYVEHGEVVVTPAMRLEKDGIKYVIHTVGPYCGGVWDGDKKEKLRKAILGALRKADELGVKTIAFPAISAGIYGCPLEEVVKTFKEVVEKFSKEAKSVEKVYLVLYSEESYRKALEVLNG, from the coding sequence ATGGTTCACTTTGAGATTGTCCGCGGGGACATAACCCGATTTCCGGCAGAGGCCATAGTCAACGCCGCCAACAGATACCTTGAGCACGGCGGCGGTGTTGCTTATGCAATAGCAAAAGCGGCCGTGGGAGACGTCAGAGAGTACATCAGGATAAGCAAGGAGGCCATGCAGGAGCAGGTTGGGAAGGATTACGTTGAACACGGCGAGGTTGTGGTCACGCCCGCCATGAGGCTCGAAAAGGACGGAATCAAGTACGTCATCCACACGGTTGGCCCCTACTGCGGCGGCGTCTGGGACGGGGACAAAAAGGAGAAGCTCAGGAAGGCAATTCTCGGCGCGCTGAGGAAGGCTGACGAGCTGGGCGTTAAAACTATAGCCTTTCCCGCTATAAGCGCCGGCATCTACGGCTGTCCGCTTGAAGAGGTCGTGAAGACCTTTAAGGAGGTTGTGGAGAAGTTCTCAAAGGAAGCGAAGAGCGTGGAGAAGGTTTATCTGGTGCTGTACTCTGAAGAGAGCTATCGGAAAGCGCTGGAAGTTCTCAACGGGTGA
- a CDS encoding acetate--CoA ligase family protein: protein MEAPNLDFLFYPRSVAVIGASNVPGKVGNAIMRSMTLRFDGKVYAVNVKGGEIEINGKKFPVYRSIKDIPDEVDVAVIAVPAKFVPDVIDECGEKGVKGAVVISAGFKEAGRADLEEEIVKRARKWGIRLVGPNCLGVTNLENGFDCNFNPPERQARPPFGKVAFMSQSGAFGAAILDWAANHKIGMSKFISLGNMADLDESDFMAYLGDDPKTGVITGYIEGVKDGRKFFNTAKEVTLKKPIIILKAGRTEAGAKAAASHTGSLAGSFKIYEAAFEQTGVLSAKSMRQLFNYAKALAMQKPAKGNRVAIVTNGGGAGVMMSDGLLESGMKLAELSEETNEKFRKDIEAGKLPAHMSYKNPIDVIGDAPSSRYEVAMRYALEDPNVDVLVVIALFQSPALDEGIVDAVAKMQEYGKPIVFVAPGGEYPHKMARNIELRGVPVYETVEDGVDAVYALVKYGEWLMENGRL from the coding sequence GTGGAGGCTCCAAACCTTGACTTCCTGTTTTACCCCCGGAGCGTCGCTGTTATAGGCGCTTCCAACGTGCCAGGGAAGGTCGGAAACGCTATAATGCGCTCCATGACGCTCCGCTTTGACGGCAAAGTCTACGCAGTCAACGTTAAGGGTGGTGAAATCGAGATAAACGGGAAGAAGTTCCCCGTTTACAGGAGCATTAAGGACATACCCGACGAGGTTGACGTCGCCGTCATAGCCGTTCCGGCTAAGTTTGTTCCTGACGTCATCGACGAGTGCGGCGAGAAGGGCGTCAAGGGCGCAGTCGTTATCTCTGCCGGCTTCAAGGAAGCCGGAAGGGCCGACCTTGAGGAGGAGATTGTGAAGCGCGCCAGGAAGTGGGGAATAAGGCTCGTCGGCCCAAACTGTCTCGGCGTCACCAACCTTGAGAACGGCTTCGACTGCAACTTCAACCCGCCGGAGAGACAGGCCAGGCCGCCCTTCGGAAAGGTCGCCTTCATGAGCCAGAGCGGTGCTTTCGGAGCGGCGATTCTCGACTGGGCCGCAAACCACAAGATAGGCATGAGCAAGTTCATTAGCCTCGGAAACATGGCAGACCTCGACGAGAGCGACTTCATGGCCTACCTCGGCGACGACCCCAAAACCGGCGTTATCACCGGCTACATAGAAGGCGTCAAGGACGGAAGGAAGTTCTTCAACACCGCCAAGGAGGTCACGCTCAAGAAGCCCATCATTATTCTCAAGGCGGGAAGGACTGAGGCCGGCGCCAAGGCCGCCGCCAGTCACACCGGCTCCCTTGCGGGCTCCTTCAAGATATACGAGGCCGCCTTTGAGCAGACCGGTGTTTTAAGCGCCAAGAGCATGCGCCAGCTCTTCAACTACGCCAAGGCCCTGGCAATGCAGAAGCCCGCGAAGGGCAATCGTGTTGCCATAGTCACCAACGGCGGCGGTGCCGGAGTCATGATGAGCGACGGCCTGCTTGAGAGCGGCATGAAGCTCGCCGAGCTGAGCGAAGAGACGAACGAGAAGTTCAGGAAGGACATCGAGGCCGGAAAGCTGCCCGCCCACATGTCCTACAAGAACCCGATAGACGTCATCGGCGACGCCCCGTCGAGCAGATACGAGGTTGCCATGCGCTACGCGCTGGAAGACCCGAACGTCGACGTCCTCGTCGTCATAGCCCTCTTCCAGAGCCCGGCCCTCGACGAGGGAATAGTTGATGCCGTCGCAAAGATGCAGGAGTACGGCAAGCCGATAGTCTTCGTTGCCCCGGGTGGTGAGTACCCGCACAAGATGGCGAGGAACATCGAGCTCAGGGGCGTTCCAGTTTACGAGACCGTCGAGGACGGCGTTGATGCGGTCTACGCCCTCGTCAAGTACGGCGAGTGGCTTATGGAGAACGGAAGGCTCTGA
- a CDS encoding ArsR/SmtB family transcription factor: MKEVIIITQPEKVKILSEETRFKILQLLRQRPMTVWELSIALGKDRTTIYRHIKALENAGFVEELGSEGNEKLYGRTARLFLIKAEPDESVENFRQSYLQVEAERLVGILEKAGIEVTDRERLKELIKDVLNEIEVSSQPIIKKISEANVELSEIETFHFLNVLVFLQSCEMCEKAKEMKKLLQF, from the coding sequence TTGAAAGAAGTAATAATAATCACACAGCCTGAGAAAGTTAAAATCCTGTCCGAGGAGACCAGGTTTAAGATACTCCAGCTTCTCAGGCAGAGGCCAATGACTGTATGGGAGCTCAGCATAGCGCTCGGAAAGGACAGGACAACCATCTATCGGCACATAAAGGCCCTTGAGAATGCGGGCTTTGTCGAGGAGCTTGGCAGTGAAGGCAATGAGAAGCTCTACGGCAGGACTGCAAGGCTCTTCCTAATAAAGGCCGAGCCGGACGAGAGTGTTGAGAACTTCAGGCAGTCGTACCTCCAGGTGGAGGCCGAGCGCCTGGTAGGGATTCTCGAAAAGGCAGGAATCGAGGTTACGGACAGAGAAAGGCTGAAAGAGCTCATAAAGGACGTTTTAAATGAAATTGAAGTCAGTTCACAGCCAATAATAAAGAAAATATCCGAGGCCAACGTGGAGCTGAGCGAAATAGAGACGTTCCATTTTCTCAACGTGCTGGTGTTCCTCCAGAGCTGTGAGATGTGTGAGAAGGCCAAAGAAATGAAGAAGCTCCTCCAGTTTTAG
- a CDS encoding bifunctional ADP-dependent NAD(P)H-hydrate dehydratase/NAD(P)H-hydrate epimerase, with product MRIEDVYIWDINAKWLGITPYQLMENAGAGVARVIEKRFGKGLRVAVFSGTGNNGGDGFVAARHLSFENEVTLFLVGDEAKIRSEEARHNWEILKGLDFVKIKVLKDSAYIKSLDLSGYDVIVDALLGAGTKGEPREPIRSAIEKINEYAGKAKIVSIDLPSGYPSNVLVKADFAVTFQWDKEEYGGFERVIVTIGYPRELYHLVGPGDAKFALRKKGEHKGQNGKLLVIGGSEDYFGAPYLASKAAGYLVDLVYLTMPEYSAKRITDPDVILRPVEGRNFTEEHLEDVLKLAEKADAVVIGPGIGLAEETKRFVREFVRRCEKPMVIDADALKAVAEDLSVLEGKTFVLTPHAGEFKVLFGEKPEGSLMEKAKLVTEKAGQVDGVVLLKGAYDIISDGKTWKYNKTGNRGMTTGGTGDVLAGLVGALLALGNEPLRAASVGAFLNGLAGDMVKEELGENFTALELAKRVPKAVKWVMEF from the coding sequence ATGCGCATCGAGGACGTTTACATCTGGGACATCAACGCCAAGTGGCTCGGGATTACCCCTTACCAGCTTATGGAGAACGCCGGTGCTGGAGTTGCACGGGTGATTGAGAAGCGCTTTGGAAAGGGCCTCAGGGTAGCAGTCTTCTCCGGAACCGGGAACAACGGCGGTGACGGCTTCGTTGCCGCGAGACACCTGAGCTTTGAGAACGAGGTTACCCTTTTCCTCGTCGGCGATGAGGCCAAGATAAGAAGCGAGGAAGCCAGGCACAACTGGGAAATCCTGAAGGGCCTCGACTTCGTGAAAATCAAAGTGCTGAAGGACTCGGCCTACATAAAGTCTCTCGACCTGAGCGGCTACGACGTCATCGTTGACGCCCTCCTAGGGGCGGGCACAAAGGGCGAGCCGCGCGAGCCAATCCGCTCTGCTATTGAGAAAATCAACGAGTACGCCGGGAAGGCAAAGATAGTCAGCATCGACCTGCCGAGCGGCTATCCAAGCAACGTACTCGTTAAGGCAGACTTCGCGGTGACATTCCAGTGGGACAAGGAGGAGTACGGGGGTTTTGAGCGTGTTATAGTAACGATAGGCTACCCGAGGGAGCTCTACCACCTCGTCGGGCCCGGTGACGCGAAGTTCGCTCTGAGGAAGAAGGGAGAGCACAAGGGCCAGAACGGGAAGCTGCTCGTAATCGGCGGGAGCGAGGACTACTTCGGCGCGCCGTATCTCGCCTCCAAAGCGGCGGGCTACCTCGTGGACTTGGTCTACCTCACGATGCCGGAATACTCAGCAAAGCGCATAACAGACCCGGACGTTATCCTTAGGCCTGTTGAGGGAAGGAACTTCACAGAAGAGCACCTTGAGGACGTGCTGAAACTGGCGGAAAAAGCCGACGCCGTCGTCATTGGCCCGGGAATAGGCCTCGCGGAGGAGACAAAAAGGTTCGTGAGGGAGTTCGTAAGGCGCTGTGAAAAGCCGATGGTTATTGACGCCGACGCTCTCAAGGCGGTGGCTGAGGACTTGAGCGTTCTGGAAGGGAAGACCTTCGTCCTGACCCCGCACGCGGGAGAGTTCAAGGTTCTGTTCGGAGAGAAGCCAGAGGGTTCGCTCATGGAGAAGGCAAAGCTCGTGACGGAAAAGGCCGGTCAGGTTGACGGTGTCGTCCTCCTCAAGGGCGCCTACGACATCATAAGCGATGGAAAAACATGGAAATACAACAAGACAGGGAACAGGGGAATGACTACCGGTGGAACGGGCGATGTTCTTGCCGGCCTCGTTGGTGCACTCCTCGCGCTCGGCAACGAACCGCTGAGGGCCGCTTCGGTCGGGGCATTCCTCAACGGCCTCGCCGGGGACATGGTAAAGGAAGAACTCGGCGAGAACTTTACCGCGCTGGAGCTGGCGAAGAGAGTGCCAAAGGCCGTTAAGTGGGTGATGGAGTTCTGA
- a CDS encoding winged helix-turn-helix domain-containing protein translates to MPKVKVITDPEVIKLMLEDTRRKILALLRNREMTISQLSEILGKTPQTVYHHIEKLKEAGLVEVKRTEMKGNLVEKYYGRTADAFYINLYLGDEELRYFARSRLKTKLDIFKALGYEFNDEELLNVMDRLLKKEHEFKTEISKEIEANEDKLKDFSNEDIIHAIEWLAMAKMGRDEESIELLKKLGELLKK, encoded by the coding sequence ATGCCCAAGGTGAAGGTCATAACAGACCCAGAAGTGATAAAACTGATGCTGGAAGACACGAGAAGGAAGATACTGGCCCTGCTCAGAAACAGAGAGATGACAATCTCCCAGCTCAGTGAGATACTGGGAAAGACACCCCAGACGGTCTACCACCACATCGAAAAGCTCAAGGAGGCGGGCCTCGTCGAGGTCAAGAGGACAGAAATGAAGGGCAACCTCGTTGAGAAGTACTACGGAAGAACGGCCGACGCGTTCTACATCAACCTCTACCTCGGAGACGAGGAGCTCCGCTACTTCGCCCGCTCAAGGCTCAAGACCAAGCTCGACATATTCAAGGCCCTCGGATACGAGTTCAACGATGAGGAACTCCTCAACGTCATGGACAGGCTCCTCAAAAAGGAACACGAGTTCAAAACAGAAATATCCAAAGAGATTGAAGCAAACGAAGACAAGCTCAAGGACTTCTCGAACGAAGACATAATCCACGCAATTGAGTGGCTTGCCATGGCCAAGATGGGTAGAGACGAGGAGAGCATAGAACTGCTTAAAAAGCTTGGAGAGCTCCTCAAGAAGTGA
- a CDS encoding MFS transporter has protein sequence MGSKGGPGYRALLRSGNIKALLPAYSLNIFAVSYLIGYYLNITLASIGGPALVGLFATISNVLAGFLPIVAGAFADSHGRRYMIVVSAVFEVLALLSLALVAGSGGKLIVLPAVMLSASFTSSSPALFSLMGESVPGDSMGKAMSLLFIASSASGILSYPTFGYLAGRIDDSRLFVLSALLVLVSIHLYLRVSETAGRRAGRPFERFKEALKGVTLLKEPPLKLFMVCICFELFVSSIASPFVPVFLQKVYSLSVSQISWLYSAIGFATLVGAFIAGYVVDRIGSLNSLILKDSLSVPLLILFALAPFSGAFLFLAVLAFIEQLNVASNRYVVENTTPEHRGLILGFKSSLAKLSAVPGPVVGTLLWGIGPGVTFIVPALLTPIGIGLLFMLRSATIS, from the coding sequence TTGGGCTCGAAGGGAGGGCCGGGCTACCGGGCACTGCTGAGAAGCGGCAACATTAAGGCCTTACTCCCTGCTTACTCTCTAAACATTTTCGCTGTGTCTTACCTCATCGGCTACTACCTGAACATAACACTCGCCTCCATCGGCGGCCCGGCGCTCGTGGGCCTCTTCGCGACAATCAGCAACGTCTTAGCGGGCTTTCTGCCGATTGTTGCCGGCGCTTTCGCCGATTCACACGGGAGGAGGTATATGATTGTTGTATCTGCGGTTTTTGAGGTGCTGGCGTTACTTTCTCTCGCCCTTGTGGCCGGTTCCGGAGGTAAGTTAATCGTTCTACCGGCAGTAATGCTCAGCGCCTCTTTTACATCCTCCTCCCCAGCGTTGTTCTCCCTCATGGGCGAGTCCGTGCCGGGAGATAGCATGGGAAAGGCCATGTCGCTCCTCTTCATCGCGAGCAGTGCCTCCGGAATTCTGAGCTATCCCACCTTCGGTTATCTTGCTGGGAGGATTGATGACTCCCGTCTTTTTGTCCTTTCGGCCCTTCTGGTGCTCGTCTCCATCCATCTCTACCTTCGCGTTTCTGAAACCGCCGGAAGAAGAGCCGGCAGACCCTTTGAGAGGTTTAAGGAAGCCCTTAAGGGAGTAACCCTTCTTAAAGAGCCTCCCTTAAAGCTTTTCATGGTTTGCATCTGCTTTGAGCTGTTCGTCAGCTCGATAGCCTCGCCCTTCGTTCCGGTGTTCCTTCAGAAAGTTTACTCGCTCAGCGTTTCCCAGATTTCCTGGCTGTACTCCGCCATAGGCTTTGCAACCCTTGTGGGTGCGTTTATAGCCGGCTACGTTGTGGACAGAATTGGCAGTCTAAACTCCCTAATACTGAAGGACTCTCTTTCGGTGCCCCTGCTAATTCTCTTCGCACTCGCCCCGTTCTCTGGCGCTTTCCTGTTCTTGGCGGTTCTCGCCTTCATCGAGCAACTCAACGTCGCTTCCAACAGATACGTGGTCGAGAACACGACACCTGAGCATAGGGGCCTTATTCTTGGCTTTAAGTCATCGCTGGCAAAGCTCTCCGCGGTTCCGGGACCGGTTGTGGGAACCCTTCTCTGGGGCATCGGTCCGGGGGTGACCTTTATAGTGCCGGCACTGCTAACGCCAATCGGAATCGGGCTTCTCTTCATGCTTAGGTCTGCTACGATTAGTTGA
- a CDS encoding DUF211 domain-containing protein, translated as MARGIRLLVLDVLKPHQPMVTELALGLSELEGVDGVNITLVEIDKETENVKITIMGDDLDYDEIVRTIEEFGGVVHSIDMVAAGKRIIEEEETPQDKLEE; from the coding sequence ATGGCGCGGGGAATAAGACTTCTCGTCCTCGATGTGTTGAAGCCCCACCAGCCGATGGTCACGGAGCTGGCCCTGGGTCTCAGCGAGCTAGAAGGCGTGGACGGAGTCAACATAACGCTCGTGGAGATTGACAAGGAGACCGAAAACGTCAAGATAACGATAATGGGCGACGACCTTGACTACGACGAGATAGTCCGGACGATCGAGGAGTTCGGCGGGGTCGTGCACAGCATTGACATGGTTGCCGCCGGGAAAAGAATCATTGAGGAAGAGGAAACCCCACAGGACAAGCTGGAGGAGTAG
- a CDS encoding alpha-amylase, translating into MKPAKLLVFVLVVSILAGLYAQPAGAAKYLELEEGGVIMQAFYWDVPSGGIWWDTIRQKIPEWYDAGISAIWIPPASKGMGGAYSMGYDPYDFFDLGEYDQKGTVETRFGSKQELVNMINTAHAYGIKVIADIVINHRAGGDLEWNPFVNDYTWTDFSKVASGKYTANYLDFHPNEVKCCDEGTFGGFPDIAHEKSWDQYWLWASNESYAAYLRSIGVDAWRFDYVKGYGAWVVKDWLDWWGGWAVGEYWDTNVDALLNWAYSSDAKVFDFPLYYKMDAAFDNKNIPALVEALKNGGTVVSRDPFKAVTFVANHDTDIIWNKYPAYAFILTYEGQPTIFYRDYEEWLNKDRLKNLIWIHDHLAGGSTDIVYYDNDELIFVRNGYGDKPGLITYINLGSSKAGRWVYVPKFAGACIHEYTGNLGGWVDKWVDSSGWVYLEAPAHDPANGYYGYSVWSYCGVG; encoded by the coding sequence ATGAAGCCTGCGAAACTCCTCGTCTTTGTGCTCGTAGTCTCTATCCTCGCGGGGCTCTACGCCCAGCCCGCGGGGGCGGCCAAGTACCTGGAGCTCGAAGAGGGCGGCGTCATAATGCAGGCGTTCTACTGGGACGTGCCTTCAGGAGGAATATGGTGGGACACAATACGGCAGAAGATACCGGAGTGGTACGATGCCGGAATCTCCGCAATATGGATTCCCCCGGCGAGCAAGGGCATGGGCGGCGCCTATTCGATGGGCTACGACCCCTACGACTTCTTTGACCTCGGTGAGTACGACCAGAAGGGAACGGTAGAGACGCGCTTTGGCTCCAAGCAGGAGCTCGTGAACATGATAAACACCGCCCACGCCTACGGCATCAAGGTCATCGCAGACATAGTAATCAACCACCGCGCCGGAGGAGACCTTGAGTGGAACCCCTTCGTCAATGACTACACCTGGACGGACTTCTCGAAGGTCGCTTCCGGCAAGTACACGGCCAACTACCTCGACTTCCACCCCAACGAGGTCAAGTGCTGCGACGAGGGCACCTTTGGAGGGTTCCCGGACATAGCCCACGAGAAGAGCTGGGACCAGTACTGGCTCTGGGCGAGCAACGAGAGCTACGCCGCCTACCTCAGGAGCATCGGCGTTGACGCATGGCGCTTCGACTACGTCAAGGGCTACGGAGCGTGGGTCGTCAAGGACTGGCTGGACTGGTGGGGAGGCTGGGCCGTCGGGGAGTACTGGGACACAAACGTTGATGCACTGCTCAACTGGGCCTACTCGAGCGATGCAAAAGTCTTCGACTTCCCGCTCTACTACAAGATGGACGCGGCCTTTGACAACAAGAACATTCCCGCACTCGTCGAGGCCCTCAAGAACGGGGGCACAGTCGTCAGCCGCGACCCGTTTAAGGCCGTAACCTTCGTTGCAAACCACGACACGGACATAATTTGGAACAAGTACCCGGCCTACGCCTTCATCCTCACCTACGAGGGCCAGCCGACGATATTCTACCGCGACTACGAGGAGTGGCTCAACAAGGACAGGCTCAAGAACCTCATCTGGATACACGACCACCTCGCCGGTGGAAGCACCGACATAGTCTACTACGATAACGATGAACTCATCTTCGTCAGGAACGGCTACGGGGACAAGCCGGGGCTTATAACCTACATCAACCTAGGCTCGAGCAAGGCCGGGAGGTGGGTCTACGTTCCGAAGTTCGCGGGAGCGTGCATCCACGAGTACACCGGCAACCTCGGCGGCTGGGTGGACAAGTGGGTGGACTCAAGCGGGTGGGTGTACCTCGAGGCCCCTGCCCACGACCCGGCCAACGGCTATTACGGCTACTCCGTCTGGAGCTACTGCGGGGTGGGCTGA